From a region of the Candidatus Methanomethylicota archaeon genome:
- a CDS encoding TRAP transporter permease, which yields MDTIIPIIAFIVYFIVIILWCWKGREISEAMLVAFIVVALFGGNKCLDLIVRGINFAAQQDAVYAAMAFALMAYLMDATGCIERLINMLNSVLGKFKGGAGYVSTLGSALFGLVSGSGSGNAATVGGITIPWMKKSNWPPEAAATLVAGNAGLGISIPPSATMFILLGMAAVKPYVDPAKFYIALLVAGMYTVVQRLLLCYWMIRKYKVTPVPKELIPPKKEAFKTGWPTLFIIISIIVPVALTTGPIADYLTSIKPFGSTGVKALSSAILYWIPIVASIVTIIVGWNKLPKDAKGLYKFLANATKRYYVIGATIFFAFAASQVLTDLGLSKALMDILSGLYLPKFVWPIIVGIIIVLAAAPLTSTATVTALGAICWQLLYSAGYNPVLAAVLILLFSSTEGMSPPNSAPIFIAASIADCNPVSTFKPLVFYYIPTTMLIALLIAWGILPIPL from the coding sequence ATGGATACGATTATACCTATTATAGCTTTCATAGTGTATTTCATTGTGATAATTCTATGGTGTTGGAAGGGTAGGGAAATATCTGAGGCCATGTTGGTTGCATTCATCGTGGTTGCATTGTTTGGTGGAAATAAATGTTTAGACCTAATAGTGCGTGGCATAAATTTCGCAGCTCAACAAGATGCTGTATATGCAGCCATGGCCTTCGCTCTTATGGCTTATCTAATGGACGCTACTGGATGCATTGAAAGGTTAATAAACATGTTAAACTCAGTATTAGGCAAATTTAAGGGTGGCGCAGGCTACGTCTCCACTTTGGGTAGTGCACTCTTCGGCTTGGTTTCAGGTTCCGGATCTGGGAATGCTGCTACCGTAGGTGGTATAACCATACCATGGATGAAGAAGTCTAATTGGCCTCCTGAAGCAGCCGCAACACTAGTTGCTGGCAATGCTGGTCTCGGAATATCCATACCACCATCTGCCACAATGTTCATATTACTAGGAATGGCTGCGGTTAAACCATATGTTGATCCAGCTAAGTTTTACATAGCGCTTCTCGTAGCTGGCATGTATACTGTCGTCCAGAGACTATTGTTATGTTATTGGATGATCAGAAAATATAAGGTTACACCAGTACCTAAAGAACTCATACCCCCAAAGAAAGAAGCCTTCAAAACTGGCTGGCCCACATTGTTCATCATAATAAGCATTATTGTTCCAGTAGCATTAACTACAGGTCCCATAGCAGACTATCTAACATCTATTAAACCATTTGGAAGCACTGGGGTGAAGGCACTTAGCTCTGCCATCCTATACTGGATTCCAATAGTGGCAAGTATTGTCACTATTATCGTGGGATGGAATAAACTTCCAAAGGATGCTAAAGGGCTATACAAGTTTCTTGCAAATGCCACTAAAAGGTATTACGTTATAGGTGCAACCATATTCTTCGCCTTTGCTGCAAGCCAAGTTCTTACAGATTTAGGTCTATCAAAGGCATTAATGGATATACTTTCAGGCCTCTACCTACCTAAATTTGTTTGGCCAATAATTGTTGGCATCATAATAGTCTTAGCAGCAGCACCACTAACATCTACAGCTACAGTTACAGCTCTCGGAGCAATCTGCTGGCAACTCCTATATTCCGCCGGCTACAACCCAGTACTTGCTGCAGTTTTAATATTGCTATTCAGCTCAACTGAAGGTATGAGTCCGCCAAACAGTGCCCCAATATTCATAGCGGCATCCATAGCCGACTGCAACCCAGTCTCAACATTTAAACCACTAGTATTCTACTACATTCCAACAACAATGCTAATAGCGCTACTAATAGCATGGGGGATACTCCCGATACCACTATAA
- a CDS encoding DUF4387 domain-containing protein → MKLKDLATVIRSKNASPFVLTIDIFFDDDEKYNLVKKSGVINAETISKLYKVPKEKILGIFFVDSVKAIKISFIKPIATDEIEYSDVYGAQQSIPLFDLEVG, encoded by the coding sequence ATGAAACTTAAAGATTTAGCAACAGTTATAAGGTCAAAGAATGCTTCTCCATTCGTTTTAACAATAGACATATTCTTTGACGACGATGAAAAGTATAATCTAGTGAAAAAATCAGGAGTCATAAATGCTGAAACCATTTCAAAGCTTTACAAAGTTCCAAAAGAGAAGATTCTAGGAATATTCTTCGTAGACTCTGTTAAAGCAATCAAAATATCATTCATCAAACCCATAGCAACAGATGAAATAGAATATTCAGACGTCTACGGCGCCCAACAAAGCATACCACTCTTCGATTTGGAGGTGGGATAA
- a CDS encoding DUF1446 domain-containing protein, whose protein sequence is MGHGVNAESLKTAVKWEPDALVAQGTTTDAGPYFLGSGKLLMAREALKRDLDLMISAAKEANIPFITSVGGAGGDAHLEESLRLIDEICREKGFRLRLAVISGEIDKEWLKEKLKKFKAERIYDYPRFSKYLTPEDVDRSKVIVAQMGPEPVMKALDLDVDGVVTGRALDVGLYAALPLKRGFDKALTMHMAKCMECGALACTPSSGTDGIFGILRKDHFILKSPNPKRKVTVLSVAAHAFYERADPSLEENPGGILDVSTAQYEQIDERSVKVYGAKWIPTKYTIKLEGVMLVGYRSICIAGVRDPSFIEKTDIILQEVADEVKHYFSFLPEGSFKLAFKVYGKNAILGDAEPNKTITSHEICILVDVVGKTQEIADAVCSFTSSTLSHHGFPGRKSTAGNIAYPFSPTRYISVGEVYMWSIWHKLELDDPCEPFKIRIMEFPR, encoded by the coding sequence ATGGGTCATGGGGTGAATGCAGAATCTTTGAAGACAGCGGTGAAGTGGGAGCCTGATGCCCTAGTTGCCCAGGGAACTACAACTGATGCTGGCCCATACTTTCTAGGTTCAGGGAAGTTGCTCATGGCTAGGGAGGCCCTTAAGAGGGATTTAGATTTGATGATAAGTGCCGCTAAAGAGGCGAACATACCATTTATAACATCAGTTGGAGGGGCTGGAGGAGATGCTCATCTTGAAGAATCCTTAAGGCTTATTGATGAAATATGTAGGGAGAAGGGATTTCGCCTCCGACTTGCCGTGATCAGTGGTGAAATAGATAAGGAGTGGCTTAAGGAGAAACTTAAAAAGTTTAAAGCTGAGAGAATATATGATTACCCAAGATTCTCCAAATACTTAACTCCAGAAGATGTAGACCGAAGTAAAGTTATTGTAGCTCAAATGGGTCCCGAACCAGTCATGAAGGCTTTGGATCTAGATGTGGATGGCGTTGTGACTGGTAGAGCTTTAGATGTAGGTTTATATGCTGCCCTACCATTAAAACGGGGCTTCGACAAAGCATTAACCATGCATATGGCTAAATGTATGGAGTGCGGAGCTTTAGCATGCACTCCCAGTTCAGGTACTGACGGCATTTTTGGCATATTGAGGAAAGATCACTTTATACTGAAATCACCAAACCCCAAGAGGAAGGTTACTGTCCTCAGCGTTGCAGCACATGCATTCTATGAGAGAGCCGATCCGAGTTTAGAAGAGAATCCAGGTGGAATTCTAGATGTGAGCACAGCTCAATATGAGCAAATTGATGAGAGATCTGTGAAGGTTTATGGTGCAAAATGGATACCAACAAAATACACGATTAAACTCGAGGGAGTTATGCTTGTAGGCTACAGATCAATATGTATAGCTGGAGTTAGAGATCCATCCTTCATAGAGAAAACCGATATAATACTTCAAGAGGTTGCCGATGAAGTTAAACATTACTTCTCCTTCCTACCCGAGGGAAGCTTCAAACTAGCCTTCAAAGTCTATGGCAAAAACGCCATCCTAGGGGATGCTGAACCAAACAAAACAATAACCTCACATGAAATATGCATACTAGTGGACGTTGTAGGTAAAACCCAAGAAATAGCCGACGCTGTATGCTCATTCACCAGCTCAACCCTCTCCCACCACGGCTTCCCAGGCAGAAAAAGCACTGCTGGAAACATCGCCTACCCATTTTCGCCAACACGATACATATCAGTGGGTGAAGTATACATGTGGAGTATTTGGCATAAATTAGAGCTAGATGACCCCTGCGAACCATTCAAAATTAGAATTATGGAATTCCCGAGGTGA